In Aspergillus fumigatus Af293 chromosome 4, whole genome shotgun sequence, one genomic interval encodes:
- a CDS encoding putative serine/threonine protein kinase, protein MDPLQSIEEEELPLYKPENYYPVDIGEVFVSRYQVVSKLGYGTSSTVWLWRDLKEKCYKTLKICVRGQRPDQEVAISEHLKQSSDIQRKRLVRLILESFEIVGPYGKHVCLVYQPLGMSFSEFQDFLPDNMFPKDLIQRSTQLTLIALAFLYENNVIHTGKYIAQGANVHAKRKVDISPNNILQGIEDTSILSDNYSLIYILVCMAVTAWSLVYKMSFLNVLAAEK, encoded by the exons ATGGATCCCTTGCAAagcattgaagaagaggaactTCCTCTATATAAGCCAGAGAATTACTATCCTGTTGATATAGGCGAAGTGTTTGTCTCCAGATACCAGGTAGTTTCGAAGCTCGGATATGGCACTTCTTCCACGGTCTGGCTTTGGAGAGATCTCAA AGAAAAATGCTACAAGACGCTCAAAATATGTGTTAGGGGGCAAAGACCTGACCAGGAAGTTGCGATCTCGGAACATTTGAAGCAATCCAGCGACATTCAGAGGAAAAGATTAGTCCGCCTCATCCTTGAATCCTTTGAGATTGTTGGTCCGTATGGGAAACATGTCTGCCTGGTTTACCAGCCACTTGGCATGAGCTTTTCTGAGTTCCAAGATTTTCTCCCTGACAACATGTTTCCGAAGGACCTCATTCAAAGGAGTACTCAGCTCACTTTGATAGCATTGGCCTTCCTATATGAGAATAATGTTATTCATACTGGCAAGTATATAGCACAAGGCGCAAATGTTCATGCTAAAAGAAAGGTAGATATTTCACCGAACAACATACTCCAAGGGATAGAGGATACCTCTATCTTGTCTGACAATTACTCCTTAATATATATTCTTGTATgcatggcagtcactgcatGGTCTCTCGTCTATAAGATGTCCTTTTTAAATGTTCTCGCGGCTGAAAAGTAG
- a CDS encoding aurora family serine/threonine-protein kinase, which yields MCDIVIRHTKVRKVQPPVNVYRTKPSHPRCPSLLILSAPVVKAQHAIQSLVSSQPAQLKNRQCALQPRQPLTVLSQASNAAVKGEQHTGKLIKQPAPRIFHLGMFEVRKALGKGKFGRVYLAHKQSTGFVCALKVLHKSKIQQGRVEKQVAHKIEIQSNLRHPNVLRLFSHFDDSKRIILILEYAGKGELYKHLQREDRFPEWKSAQYIAQMANALLYLHRKHVIHRDIKPENILVGIHGELKMSDFGWSVHAPSGRRHTQCGTLDYLPPEMVDPRKCDKPYDQKVDIWSLGVLLYEFLVGRAPFEDTPVMTQRRIAKGDMTVPSFVSPEAKDLIKKTREFPCRKSCITPRLSSTAPKKG from the exons ATGTGCGACATAGTGATAAGGCACACCAAAGTGCGAAA GGTGCAACCTCCCGTCAACGTCTATCGAACGAAACCCAGCCACCCAAGATGTCCGAGTCTGCTCATC CTTTCTGCTCCTGTTGTTAAAGCACAGCATGCAATCCAAAGCCTAGTTAGCTCACAGCCGGCCCAACTAAAGAACAGACAATGCGCATTACAACCGCGGCAACCTCTCACCGTTCTATCACAAGCGTCGAACGCTGCGGTTAAAGGGGAACAGCACACCGGGAAGCTTATCAAACAACCCGCGCCAAGGATATTCCACTTGGGCATGTTTGAAGTCAGGAAGGCGTTGGGTAAGGGAAAGTTTGGACGAGTATATCTTGCTCATAAGCAAAGCACTGGCTTTGTGTGCGCATTGAAGGTTCTCCACAAAAGTAAAATTCAGCAAGGCAGGGTTGAAAAGCAGGTAGCTCACAAGATCGAAATTCAGAGCAACTTACGGCATCCGAATGTCCTTCGGCTTTTCAGTCACTTTGACGACAGCAAACGAATAATCTTAATACTGGAGTATGCCGGCAAAGGGGAATTATATAAACATTTGCAGAGAGAGGACCGTTTCCCAGAGTGGAAATCTGCGCAGTACATTGCACAAATGGCGAATGCTCTGTTATATCTGCATCGCAAGCATGTCATTCACCGGGATATTAAGCCTGAAAATATCCTCGTTGGGATCCACGGGGAGCTAAAGATGTCAGACTTTGGCTGGAGTGTCCACGCGCCCAGTGGTCGCAGGCATACACAATGCGGGACATTGGACTACCTGCCCCCGGAGATGGTTGACCCGCGGAAGTGTGACAAACCTTATGATCAGAAGGTGGACATATGGTCCCTAGGTGTCCTGCTGTATGAGTTCCTGGTCGGGAGAGCACCATTCGAGGATACGCCCGTCATGACGCAAAGGAGGATAGCAAAGGGTGACATGACGGTTCCTTCATTTGTCAGCCCTGAGGCAAAGGATCTTATCAAAAAG ACCAGAGAATTTCCTTGCAGGAAGTCATGCATCACCCCTAGATTGTCAAGCACTGCTCCAAAGAAGGGATAG